Proteins encoded in a region of the Tautonia marina genome:
- a CDS encoding redoxin domain-containing protein produces the protein MMVLRTLLVVFASAVLVSIAPATAPAQQPAAPLALGEAAPEFRLPGVDGKTYTLNDFEDAEVLVVYFTCNHCPTAQAYEDRVARFVETYKDKGVALVAISPNDPKAVRLDELGYSDLNDSFEEMKIRASDHKFNYPYLYDGDTQEVSRAFGVLATPHVYIFDHDRRLRYQGRFDDAEVKEVTSHDAINAVDALLAGKEVPVPTTRVFGCSTKWSDKREDARKSLERWNAEPVELQTIDLDGVAKLAKNDSDDLLLVNLWATWCGPCVAELPEFVEMNRMYRGRDFKLITISLDDLDAQSKALEVLTQHHVSATNYLLDAENRDAFAEALDPQWPGPVPYTLLIAPGGKVLYRHTGEIDPLEVKRAIVDFLGRTY, from the coding sequence ATGATGGTTTTGCGAACGCTGCTCGTCGTCTTCGCGTCTGCCGTTCTCGTGTCGATCGCCCCTGCGACGGCCCCGGCGCAGCAGCCCGCGGCACCGCTGGCACTGGGTGAGGCCGCTCCCGAGTTCCGCCTGCCGGGCGTGGACGGGAAAACCTATACGCTCAATGACTTCGAGGATGCCGAGGTTCTCGTCGTCTATTTCACCTGCAACCATTGCCCCACCGCCCAGGCGTACGAAGACCGCGTTGCCCGATTTGTCGAGACGTACAAGGACAAAGGAGTGGCGCTGGTCGCCATCTCACCGAACGACCCGAAGGCCGTTCGCCTCGACGAGCTGGGCTACAGCGATCTGAATGACTCGTTCGAGGAAATGAAAATCCGGGCGAGCGATCACAAGTTCAACTACCCCTACCTCTACGACGGCGACACGCAAGAGGTGTCCCGCGCGTTCGGTGTCCTGGCGACACCTCATGTCTACATCTTCGACCATGATCGCAGGCTCCGCTATCAAGGCCGCTTCGACGACGCCGAGGTGAAGGAAGTGACCTCGCACGACGCGATCAACGCCGTCGACGCTCTGCTTGCCGGCAAGGAGGTTCCCGTTCCCACGACCCGTGTCTTTGGCTGCTCGACCAAGTGGTCCGACAAGCGCGAGGATGCCCGCAAATCGCTCGAACGCTGGAACGCCGAGCCGGTCGAACTTCAGACCATCGACCTCGACGGCGTGGCCAAGCTGGCAAAGAACGACTCGGATGACCTCCTGCTCGTCAACCTCTGGGCCACCTGGTGCGGTCCTTGCGTGGCCGAGTTACCTGAGTTCGTCGAGATGAACCGGATGTACCGCGGTCGTGACTTCAAACTGATCACCATCAGTCTTGACGACCTCGACGCCCAATCCAAGGCGCTCGAAGTCTTGACCCAACACCACGTTTCCGCGACCAACTACCTGCTCGACGCCGAGAACCGCGATGCCTTCGCCGAGGCTCTCGACCCCCAGTGGCCCGGCCCCGTGCCGTACACTCTGCTCATCGCCCCCGGCGGCAAGGTCCTCTACCGCCACACGGGCGAGATCGACCCGCTGGAGGTCAAGCGGGCGATCGTCGATTTCCTGGGCCGGACCTACTGA
- a CDS encoding Gfo/Idh/MocA family protein, whose protein sequence is MGPRSGNPTRRDWIKTSVAVAGSAVAMPWIVPASALGRQAGTKAASERITFGVIGFGPRCTYVMKAMLPMADPHFVAICDVQKSRREAGKALVDEQYGNTDCTTTREFEDLLARDDIDAMLIATGDRWHGPASILAAKAGKDVYSEKPCALTIEIAQKLDDTFRETGRVFQAGTQRRSVANFQAAVTLAQSGKLGKLKELHASVYTPTLDNTWLPGEPTPPIDVVDWDRWLGPAPWRPYNEKYVQGRWRGQWDFDSGARLLDWAAHTLDLCQQAKGADDTMPVSYEPGEKSIIARYADGVPIILDFLETPFGEREGWITELGTCPVRFVGEDGWVETGDNGGIVVEPESLRAELPDVSAAPQVGLDVGAHAQDFFDAIRSRGTTNANSRIMRHSHIACHAAALSWVLGRTLTLDPKREEFIDDAEANSLRSRPERQPYVI, encoded by the coding sequence ATGGGACCTCGATCAGGAAATCCGACCCGTCGTGATTGGATCAAGACGTCCGTGGCTGTTGCCGGAAGCGCGGTGGCGATGCCCTGGATCGTGCCCGCCTCGGCCCTGGGACGACAGGCGGGAACGAAGGCGGCCTCGGAGCGGATCACCTTCGGTGTGATCGGCTTCGGTCCGCGCTGCACGTATGTGATGAAGGCCATGCTGCCGATGGCCGACCCGCACTTCGTGGCCATTTGCGACGTGCAGAAATCCCGACGTGAGGCCGGTAAGGCACTCGTGGATGAACAATACGGCAATACCGATTGCACCACGACCCGAGAGTTCGAGGACCTGCTCGCCCGCGACGACATCGACGCGATGCTCATTGCCACCGGCGACCGCTGGCACGGCCCCGCCTCGATCCTGGCCGCGAAGGCCGGCAAGGATGTTTACAGCGAAAAGCCCTGCGCCCTGACCATCGAGATCGCCCAGAAGCTCGACGACACCTTCCGCGAGACCGGCCGCGTCTTCCAGGCCGGCACTCAGCGCCGGAGCGTCGCCAACTTCCAGGCCGCCGTCACCCTGGCGCAAAGCGGCAAGCTTGGCAAACTCAAGGAACTTCATGCGTCGGTCTATACCCCGACGCTCGACAACACCTGGCTCCCCGGCGAACCGACCCCGCCGATCGACGTGGTTGACTGGGATCGCTGGCTCGGCCCTGCTCCCTGGCGGCCCTATAACGAAAAATATGTGCAAGGCCGATGGCGCGGCCAGTGGGATTTCGACTCCGGCGCCCGCTTGCTGGACTGGGCCGCCCACACCCTCGACCTCTGCCAGCAGGCCAAGGGAGCCGACGACACGATGCCCGTCTCGTACGAGCCGGGTGAGAAGTCGATCATCGCCCGATACGCCGACGGCGTCCCCATCATCCTCGACTTCCTCGAAACCCCCTTCGGTGAGCGCGAGGGCTGGATTACCGAGCTGGGCACCTGCCCGGTGCGGTTTGTGGGCGAGGACGGCTGGGTCGAAACGGGCGACAACGGCGGGATCGTCGTCGAGCCCGAATCCCTCCGCGCCGAGCTGCCCGACGTCTCCGCCGCGCCCCAGGTCGGGCTCGATGTCGGCGCTCATGCGCAAGACTTCTTCGACGCGATTCGATCCCGAGGCACCACCAACGCCAATTCCCGGATCATGCGGCACTCTCACATCGCCTGCCACGCCGCCGCGCTCTCGTGGGTCCTTGGCCGCACCCTCACGCTGGACCCCAAGCGCGAGGAGTTCATCGACGACGCCGAGGCCAACAGCCTCCGCTCCCGACCCGAGCGACAACCGTACGTGATTTGA
- a CDS encoding ParE family toxin-like protein, whose product MNHRASPRFWSLYHQLPEPIQQLADSSFALLRADPRHPSLHFRRVGRFWSARVGLHYRALAVQRDQEFVWFWIGSHAEYDQLVGR is encoded by the coding sequence GTGAATCACCGAGCCTCCCCCAGATTCTGGTCCCTCTACCACCAGTTGCCTGAGCCGATCCAGCAACTGGCCGATTCGTCGTTCGCCCTGCTTCGGGCCGACCCAAGGCATCCCTCGTTGCACTTTCGTCGTGTCGGTCGCTTCTGGTCTGCCCGGGTTGGACTGCACTACCGGGCACTGGCTGTCCAGCGAGATCAGGAGTTCGTCTGGTTCTGGATCGGATCGCATGCCGAGTATGATCAACTTGTCGGCCGTTGA
- a CDS encoding DUF4058 family protein codes for MPIHDWTRVYTGLFHHFHQSWVIELANTLNAGVLPVGYSALAEQRAIGLVPDVLTLQHSVSRPAPGGLAVAERPPRAWAVRQADEDAYAAKANRIAIHHPLGEVVAVIEIVSPGNKSSRAALRSFTEKAVELVRGGIHLLVVDLFPPSDRDPHGIHPAIWDAFLEEPFEPPPGKNLTVVSYAAGETKVAYVDPVGVGDPLPEMPLFLTPGTYIPAPLEATYQATWDHCPAPLREAVTGDQTDQ; via the coding sequence ATGCCGATTCACGACTGGACGCGAGTTTATACCGGGCTGTTCCACCACTTCCATCAAAGCTGGGTGATCGAGCTGGCGAACACCCTGAACGCCGGAGTGTTGCCCGTAGGCTACTCGGCCCTGGCGGAACAGCGGGCGATCGGCCTGGTGCCGGACGTGCTGACGCTCCAGCACAGCGTTTCTCGACCGGCCCCCGGGGGTCTGGCCGTGGCGGAACGGCCGCCGAGGGCGTGGGCGGTGCGGCAGGCGGATGAGGACGCCTACGCCGCGAAGGCCAACCGGATCGCGATCCACCACCCGCTGGGCGAGGTCGTGGCCGTCATCGAGATTGTCTCACCAGGCAACAAGAGCAGCCGGGCAGCCCTGCGGTCGTTCACCGAAAAGGCGGTTGAGCTGGTGCGAGGGGGGATCCACCTGCTGGTCGTCGACCTGTTCCCGCCGAGCGACCGCGACCCGCACGGCATCCACCCGGCCATCTGGGACGCCTTCCTGGAGGAGCCGTTCGAACCGCCCCCGGGCAAAAACCTGACGGTCGTCTCCTATGCCGCCGGGGAGACCAAGGTCGCCTACGTCGATCCGGTCGGGGTGGGGGACCCGCTGCCGGAGATGCCCCTGTTCCTCACCCCCGGCACCTACATCCCCGCGCCGCTCGAAGCGACCTATCAGGCCACCTGGGACCACTGCCCCGCCCCCTTACGCGAGGCAGTCACCGGCGACCAGACCGATCAGTAG
- a CDS encoding DUF1501 domain-containing protein has protein sequence MLRLTSRTRRLCHGPTRREVLRIGAGSLVGLTLPTLIRAADPSKAKAKSLILFFLEGGPAHQDLWDMKPEAPENVRGEFRPIDTSLPGLQVCEHLPRTSKIAHHLTLVRSVHHSIVDHNAGAYFALTGKPPLAGGSLIVGPRPENFPPFGAVLAKLRPTGRPLPDFVHVPDWMSNLGQFLPGQDAGFLGAECQPFVSGDPSLPGYQVPGLTLPAEVPLDRLEARRSLLDAVDRSIDHAWPVVEGMDTHYRKAYELVSSRAARRAFDLSEEPESVRERYGLDPDNPREKEARQFGGLPHLGQCALLSRRLIEAGVRTVTLCTGARYDQTWDTHRQHFPLLKQSILPMFDRAFSALIEDLHDRQLLDETLVVAMGEFGRTPRVGQITSDAGADANGRDHWPHCYTALFAGGGLPAGAIFGASDSFAAYPALDPVTPQDITATIYELMGIPHDTILHDPLDRPHLLTDGRPIRALLG, from the coding sequence ATGCTGCGGCTCACCTCGCGAACCCGTCGCCTGTGCCACGGTCCGACCCGTCGCGAGGTGCTCCGCATCGGTGCGGGGTCGCTCGTGGGATTGACGTTGCCGACCTTGATCCGGGCGGCCGATCCCAGCAAGGCGAAGGCGAAATCGCTGATCCTGTTCTTCCTCGAAGGCGGCCCGGCGCATCAGGACCTCTGGGACATGAAGCCCGAGGCCCCGGAGAACGTTCGGGGCGAATTCCGGCCCATCGACACCTCGTTACCGGGGCTGCAGGTCTGCGAGCATTTGCCGAGAACCAGCAAGATTGCTCATCATTTGACGCTTGTTCGATCGGTTCATCACTCGATTGTCGACCACAACGCTGGGGCCTATTTCGCCCTCACGGGCAAGCCTCCCCTTGCGGGAGGGAGCCTGATTGTCGGCCCGAGGCCGGAGAACTTTCCCCCCTTTGGCGCGGTCCTGGCGAAGCTTCGGCCCACGGGACGCCCCCTGCCCGACTTCGTGCATGTGCCCGACTGGATGAGCAATCTCGGCCAGTTCCTGCCCGGTCAGGATGCCGGATTTTTGGGGGCGGAGTGCCAGCCGTTCGTCTCGGGCGATCCCAGCCTACCCGGCTATCAGGTTCCGGGCCTCACCTTGCCGGCCGAGGTGCCGCTCGATCGCCTGGAGGCTCGGCGATCGCTGCTCGATGCCGTCGATCGCTCGATCGACCATGCCTGGCCGGTGGTCGAAGGCATGGACACCCATTATCGGAAAGCGTATGAACTGGTTTCCAGCCGAGCCGCGCGCCGGGCGTTTGATCTGTCGGAAGAGCCCGAATCGGTCCGCGAACGCTACGGCCTCGACCCCGACAACCCCCGCGAAAAGGAGGCGAGGCAGTTCGGCGGCCTACCGCACCTGGGTCAGTGCGCCCTGCTCTCTCGACGATTGATCGAGGCCGGGGTGCGCACCGTGACCCTTTGCACCGGAGCGCGGTACGATCAGACCTGGGACACGCACCGCCAGCATTTCCCGCTGCTCAAGCAGTCAATCTTGCCGATGTTCGATCGCGCCTTCTCGGCCTTGATCGAAGATTTGCACGATCGGCAATTGCTGGATGAAACACTTGTCGTCGCCATGGGAGAGTTCGGCCGGACCCCTCGCGTGGGTCAGATCACCTCCGACGCCGGGGCCGACGCCAACGGCCGCGATCACTGGCCGCACTGCTACACCGCGCTGTTTGCCGGTGGCGGCCTGCCCGCCGGAGCCATCTTCGGCGCGAGCGATTCGTTTGCCGCCTATCCCGCCCTCGATCCCGTCACGCCGCAAGACATCACCGCAACGATTTATGAATTGATGGGGATTCCTCATGACACGATCCTCCACGATCCGCTCGACCGTCCTCACCTGCTGACCGACGGCAGACCGATTCGGGCCTTGCTCGGCTGA
- a CDS encoding ThuA domain-containing protein has protein sequence MTRRAWIALTLAAAFASTAAAQDETTNILLIGKDRDHPPKTHEYMAECSLLAKCLEQTPGVEATVSDGWPTDADAFDGVKTIVFYTANAGDIFLNPAHREQADQLLKDGVGLVALHWSTAANMENGPRWMEIMGGWFNPSFSEIPVVESSIRPVAPDHPIARGWDETPMTDEYYIKLRYLDDAKPVVMTEVNGTDYPVGWVYERPDGGRSFGYVCGHFHDCFRIPAFRRSVVNGILWTAGLEVPATGAPVDVTDEDLVLPPDPRVSE, from the coding sequence ATGACCCGACGCGCCTGGATAGCCCTGACCCTGGCCGCCGCGTTTGCCTCAACCGCCGCCGCGCAGGACGAGACGACGAACATCCTTCTAATTGGCAAGGACCGCGACCACCCACCGAAGACGCATGAATATATGGCAGAGTGTTCGTTGCTGGCCAAGTGCCTGGAGCAGACCCCCGGTGTGGAGGCGACCGTCTCTGACGGCTGGCCGACCGATGCCGACGCCTTCGACGGTGTGAAAACCATTGTCTTTTACACCGCCAACGCCGGCGACATCTTCCTGAACCCCGCTCACCGCGAGCAGGCCGATCAACTGCTCAAGGACGGCGTCGGTCTGGTCGCCTTGCACTGGTCGACCGCCGCGAACATGGAGAACGGCCCGCGCTGGATGGAGATCATGGGGGGCTGGTTCAACCCCTCGTTTTCCGAGATTCCGGTGGTTGAGTCCTCGATCCGCCCCGTCGCCCCCGACCACCCGATTGCCCGCGGCTGGGACGAAACGCCCATGACCGATGAATATTACATCAAGCTCAGATACCTCGATGATGCCAAGCCTGTCGTCATGACCGAGGTGAACGGCACCGATTACCCCGTCGGCTGGGTCTACGAGCGTCCCGACGGCGGCCGATCGTTCGGCTACGTCTGCGGACACTTCCACGACTGCTTCCGCATCCCCGCCTTCCGCCGATCGGTCGTCAACGGCATCCTCTGGACCGCCGGTCTTGAGGTCCCCGCAACCGGAGCCCCGGTTGACGTGACCGACGAGGATCTCGTCTTGCCGCCCGATCCCCGAGTCTCAGAATAG